One Dioscorea cayenensis subsp. rotundata cultivar TDr96_F1 chromosome 17, TDr96_F1_v2_PseudoChromosome.rev07_lg8_w22 25.fasta, whole genome shotgun sequence DNA window includes the following coding sequences:
- the LOC120281029 gene encoding auxin-responsive protein IAA27-like, producing MTPPPLEHDYIGLTATKEAPEKVPVEEEERKLGFKETELRLGLPGSQSPERNKGMVKSLVSGAKRGFSDTIDGVGKWGLGGGAGSEVEVGKGSGLYSPRGEGGVGSGSG from the coding sequence ATGACGCCGCCGCCGCTGGAGCATGACTACATCGGGCTCACGGCGACGAAGGAGGCGCCGGAGAAGGTCCCGGTTGAGGAGGAGGAGCGGAAGCTTGGATTCAAGGAGACTGAGCTGCGGCTTGGGTTGCCTGGGTCTCAATCGCCGGAGAGAAACAAAGGGATGGTGAAGAGCTTGGTTTCGGGAGCGAAGAGAGGGTTTTCGGATACTATTGATGGGGTTGGGAAGTGGGGGTTGGGTGGAGGGGCTGGATCGGAGGTGGAGGTGGGGAAAGGTAGTGGCTTGTACTCGCCGAGAGGGGAGGGAGGGGTGGGGAGTGGGAGTGGG
- the LOC120281338 gene encoding auxin-responsive protein IAA21-like: protein MLVGRWGGKKVQNGGKDADRGIAPAPKAQVVGWPPIRNYRKNTMATTPSKNKDEAEVKQGAGCLYVKVSMDGAPYLRKVDLKTYCNYKELSSALEKMFSCFTIGQCSTNGIPGRDGLSESRLTDLLNGSEYVLTYEDKDGDWMLVGDVPWEMFTDSCRRLRIMTGSDAIGLAPRAMEKCKNRN from the exons ATGCTGGTGGGGCGGTGGGGAGGGAAGAAGGTGCAGAATGGTGGGAAGGATGCTGATCGTGGGATTGCTCCTGCTCCAAA GGCACAGGTTGTCGGTTGGCCACCAATTCGAAACTATCGTAAGAACACAATGGCAACAACCCCTTCGAAGAACAAGGATGAAGCTGAAGTTAAACAAGGAGCAGGGTGTCTTTATGTGAAGGTTAGCATGGATGGAGCTCCTTATCTTAGGAAGGTTGATCTCAAAACTTACTGTAACTATAAAGAACTCTCGTCGGCACTTGAGAAAATGTTCAGCTGCTTTACTATTG GACAGTGTAGTACCAATGGAATACCCGGCAGAGATGGATTGAGTGAGAGCCGGTTGACGGATCTTCTCAATGGATCTGAATATGTGCTTACTTACGAAGACAAAGACGGAGACTGGATGCTTGTCGGAGATGTGCCATGGGA AATGTTCACCGACTCTTGTAGAAGACTGAGGATCATGACAGGTTCCGATGCAATTGGACTTG CTCCAAGAGCAATGGAGAAATGCAAAAACAGGAACTAG